A single region of the Brienomyrus brachyistius isolate T26 chromosome 10, BBRACH_0.4, whole genome shotgun sequence genome encodes:
- the fut11 gene encoding alpha-(1,3)-fucosyltransferase 11 isoform X2, whose protein sequence is MSISSRCFTIAEMGLQDRTMASLGLCLLWAVLSQSQQPLDPVDQEVFQPQSTLSDMEFTTVSSFRGPGNNDSRSNKELPILLWWTAGLFPHFPGDTERIDCAHSSCMVTRLRKVQLHRRTTAIIFYGTDFRAYEAPLPRLPHQMWALFHEESPMNNYVLSHSPGIHLFNYSATFRRESDYPLTLQWLPTLDYLLSPPVFSLQQKNKWRRAGLAPVLYMQSHCDVPSDRDRYVRELMKYIEVDSYGKCLNNKPLPERLEDTSTATGEDAEFMSFVARYKFHLAMENGLCADYMTEKLWRPLHQGCVPVYRGSASVLDWLPSEHSAILIDDFPSPRELAQYLKALDGDDAEYARFLGYKLPGRLTNTRLLEAMRDREWGVNDMSMPNYLNGFECFVCDRENERLVATRAHRRAPKKNPLPLARMANSSHMGCPLPCPGFGTVADLPANDSWLQMWPPDYWQSLDQAEGLQSLIQHNESDPGLLWHYMQKLAASRTGGV, encoded by the exons ATGTCCATCTCCTCAAGATGTTTTACTATTGCAG AGATGGGATTGCAGGACAGGACGATGGCCTCGCTGGGACTCTGCTTACTGTGGGCTGTACTGTCCCAGAGTCAGCAGCCCCTGGACCCAGTAGACCAGGAAGTCTTCCAGCCCCAGAGCACCCTCTCAGACATGGAGTTCACCACTGTGAGCTCATTCCGCGGCCCAGGCAACAACGATTCGCGCAGCAACAAGGAGCTCCCCATCTTGCTGTGGTGGACCGCAGGCCTTTTCCCGCATTTCCCCGGCGACACGGAGCGCATCGATTGCGCCCACTCCTCGTGCATGGTCACGCGCCTCCGCAAGGTGCAGCTGCACCGGCGCACCACTGCCATCATCTTCTACGGCACTGACTTCCGGGCATATGAGGCGCCGTTGCCCCGGTTGCCCCACCAGATGTGGGCGCTCTTCCACGAGGAGTCGCCGATGAACAACTACGTCCTGTCACACAGCCCCGGCATCCATCTCTTTAACTACAGCGCCACCTTCCGCCGGGAGTCCGACTACCCGCTCACGCTCCAGTGGCTGCCCACGCTCGACTACCTGCTGAGCCCGCCGGTGTTCTCGCTGCAGCAGAAGAATAAGTGGCGCAGGGCGGGGCTGGCCCCTGTGCTGTACATGCAGTCCCACTGCGACGTGCCCTCTGACCGCGATCGCTATGTCCGCGAGCTCATGAAGTACATCGAG GTGGATTCATACGGGAAGTGTCTGAACAACAAGCCTCTGCCTGAGCGTTTGGAGGACACGAGTACAGCCACGGGAGAGGATGCGGAGTTCATGAGCTTTGTGGCGCGCTACAAGTTCCACCTGGCCATGGAGAATGGCCTGTGCGCAGACTACATGACGGAGAAGCTGTGGCGGCCGCTGCACCAGGGCTGCGTGCCTGTGTACAGGGGCTCCGCCTCTGTGCTGGACTGGCTACCCAGTGAGCACTCCGCCATTCTTATCGACGACTTCCCCTCCCCCCGTGAGCTCGCCCAGTACCTGAAGGCACTAGATGGCGATGACGCGGAGTACGCCCGCTTCCTGGGGTACAAACTCCCTGGGCGCCTTACCAACACCCGCCTGCTGGAGGCGATGCGAGACCGGGAGTGGGGAGTCAACGACATGAGCATGCCCAACTACCTCAATGGCTTCGAGTGCTTCGTGTGTGACCGGGAGAATGAGCGGCTGGTGGCCACACGAGCTCATCGCCGAGCCCCCAAGAAAAACCCCTTACCGCTGGCGAGAATGGCGAACAGCTCCCACATGGGCTGCCCGCTGCCCTGCCCTGGCTTTGGGACCGTCGCTGACCTTCCCGCCAATGACAG CTGGCTGCAGATGTGGCCCCCAGATTACTGGCAAAGCCTGGACCAAGCAGAGGGGTTGCAGTCTCTGATCCAGCACAACGAGTCAGACCCGGGACTCCTGTGGCACTATATGCAGAAGCTAGCTGCAAGTAGGACTGGAGGCGTTTAG
- the fut11 gene encoding alpha-(1,3)-fucosyltransferase 11 isoform X3, whose amino-acid sequence MGLQDRTMASLGLCLLWAVLSQSQQPLDPVDQEVFQPQSTLSDMEFTTVSSFRGPGNNDSRSNKELPILLWWTAGLFPHFPGDTERIDCAHSSCMVTRLRKVQLHRRTTAIIFYGTDFRAYEAPLPRLPHQMWALFHEESPMNNYVLSHSPGIHLFNYSATFRRESDYPLTLQWLPTLDYLLSPPVFSLQQKNKWRRAGLAPVLYMQSHCDVPSDRDRYVRELMKYIEVDSYGKCLNNKPLPERLEDTSTATGEDAEFMSFVARYKFHLAMENGLCADYMTEKLWRPLHQGCVPVYRGSASVLDWLPSEHSAILIDDFPSPRELAQYLKALDGDDAEYARFLGYKLPGRLTNTRLLEAMRDREWGVNDMSMPNYLNGFECFVCDRENERLVATRAHRRAPKKNPLPLARMANSSHMGCPLPCPGFGTVADLPANDSWLQMWPPDYWQSLDQAEGLQSLIQHNESDPGLLWHYMQKLAASRTGGV is encoded by the exons ATGGGATTGCAGGACAGGACGATGGCCTCGCTGGGACTCTGCTTACTGTGGGCTGTACTGTCCCAGAGTCAGCAGCCCCTGGACCCAGTAGACCAGGAAGTCTTCCAGCCCCAGAGCACCCTCTCAGACATGGAGTTCACCACTGTGAGCTCATTCCGCGGCCCAGGCAACAACGATTCGCGCAGCAACAAGGAGCTCCCCATCTTGCTGTGGTGGACCGCAGGCCTTTTCCCGCATTTCCCCGGCGACACGGAGCGCATCGATTGCGCCCACTCCTCGTGCATGGTCACGCGCCTCCGCAAGGTGCAGCTGCACCGGCGCACCACTGCCATCATCTTCTACGGCACTGACTTCCGGGCATATGAGGCGCCGTTGCCCCGGTTGCCCCACCAGATGTGGGCGCTCTTCCACGAGGAGTCGCCGATGAACAACTACGTCCTGTCACACAGCCCCGGCATCCATCTCTTTAACTACAGCGCCACCTTCCGCCGGGAGTCCGACTACCCGCTCACGCTCCAGTGGCTGCCCACGCTCGACTACCTGCTGAGCCCGCCGGTGTTCTCGCTGCAGCAGAAGAATAAGTGGCGCAGGGCGGGGCTGGCCCCTGTGCTGTACATGCAGTCCCACTGCGACGTGCCCTCTGACCGCGATCGCTATGTCCGCGAGCTCATGAAGTACATCGAG GTGGATTCATACGGGAAGTGTCTGAACAACAAGCCTCTGCCTGAGCGTTTGGAGGACACGAGTACAGCCACGGGAGAGGATGCGGAGTTCATGAGCTTTGTGGCGCGCTACAAGTTCCACCTGGCCATGGAGAATGGCCTGTGCGCAGACTACATGACGGAGAAGCTGTGGCGGCCGCTGCACCAGGGCTGCGTGCCTGTGTACAGGGGCTCCGCCTCTGTGCTGGACTGGCTACCCAGTGAGCACTCCGCCATTCTTATCGACGACTTCCCCTCCCCCCGTGAGCTCGCCCAGTACCTGAAGGCACTAGATGGCGATGACGCGGAGTACGCCCGCTTCCTGGGGTACAAACTCCCTGGGCGCCTTACCAACACCCGCCTGCTGGAGGCGATGCGAGACCGGGAGTGGGGAGTCAACGACATGAGCATGCCCAACTACCTCAATGGCTTCGAGTGCTTCGTGTGTGACCGGGAGAATGAGCGGCTGGTGGCCACACGAGCTCATCGCCGAGCCCCCAAGAAAAACCCCTTACCGCTGGCGAGAATGGCGAACAGCTCCCACATGGGCTGCCCGCTGCCCTGCCCTGGCTTTGGGACCGTCGCTGACCTTCCCGCCAATGACAG CTGGCTGCAGATGTGGCCCCCAGATTACTGGCAAAGCCTGGACCAAGCAGAGGGGTTGCAGTCTCTGATCCAGCACAACGAGTCAGACCCGGGACTCCTGTGGCACTATATGCAGAAGCTAGCTGCAAGTAGGACTGGAGGCGTTTAG
- the fut11 gene encoding alpha-(1,3)-fucosyltransferase 11 isoform X1, whose product MQKCSPFRTSISAGDSEMGLQDRTMASLGLCLLWAVLSQSQQPLDPVDQEVFQPQSTLSDMEFTTVSSFRGPGNNDSRSNKELPILLWWTAGLFPHFPGDTERIDCAHSSCMVTRLRKVQLHRRTTAIIFYGTDFRAYEAPLPRLPHQMWALFHEESPMNNYVLSHSPGIHLFNYSATFRRESDYPLTLQWLPTLDYLLSPPVFSLQQKNKWRRAGLAPVLYMQSHCDVPSDRDRYVRELMKYIEVDSYGKCLNNKPLPERLEDTSTATGEDAEFMSFVARYKFHLAMENGLCADYMTEKLWRPLHQGCVPVYRGSASVLDWLPSEHSAILIDDFPSPRELAQYLKALDGDDAEYARFLGYKLPGRLTNTRLLEAMRDREWGVNDMSMPNYLNGFECFVCDRENERLVATRAHRRAPKKNPLPLARMANSSHMGCPLPCPGFGTVADLPANDSWLQMWPPDYWQSLDQAEGLQSLIQHNESDPGLLWHYMQKLAASRTGGV is encoded by the exons ATGCAGAAATGTTCACCGTTTCGTACTAGTATCTCTGCCGGTGACAGTG AGATGGGATTGCAGGACAGGACGATGGCCTCGCTGGGACTCTGCTTACTGTGGGCTGTACTGTCCCAGAGTCAGCAGCCCCTGGACCCAGTAGACCAGGAAGTCTTCCAGCCCCAGAGCACCCTCTCAGACATGGAGTTCACCACTGTGAGCTCATTCCGCGGCCCAGGCAACAACGATTCGCGCAGCAACAAGGAGCTCCCCATCTTGCTGTGGTGGACCGCAGGCCTTTTCCCGCATTTCCCCGGCGACACGGAGCGCATCGATTGCGCCCACTCCTCGTGCATGGTCACGCGCCTCCGCAAGGTGCAGCTGCACCGGCGCACCACTGCCATCATCTTCTACGGCACTGACTTCCGGGCATATGAGGCGCCGTTGCCCCGGTTGCCCCACCAGATGTGGGCGCTCTTCCACGAGGAGTCGCCGATGAACAACTACGTCCTGTCACACAGCCCCGGCATCCATCTCTTTAACTACAGCGCCACCTTCCGCCGGGAGTCCGACTACCCGCTCACGCTCCAGTGGCTGCCCACGCTCGACTACCTGCTGAGCCCGCCGGTGTTCTCGCTGCAGCAGAAGAATAAGTGGCGCAGGGCGGGGCTGGCCCCTGTGCTGTACATGCAGTCCCACTGCGACGTGCCCTCTGACCGCGATCGCTATGTCCGCGAGCTCATGAAGTACATCGAG GTGGATTCATACGGGAAGTGTCTGAACAACAAGCCTCTGCCTGAGCGTTTGGAGGACACGAGTACAGCCACGGGAGAGGATGCGGAGTTCATGAGCTTTGTGGCGCGCTACAAGTTCCACCTGGCCATGGAGAATGGCCTGTGCGCAGACTACATGACGGAGAAGCTGTGGCGGCCGCTGCACCAGGGCTGCGTGCCTGTGTACAGGGGCTCCGCCTCTGTGCTGGACTGGCTACCCAGTGAGCACTCCGCCATTCTTATCGACGACTTCCCCTCCCCCCGTGAGCTCGCCCAGTACCTGAAGGCACTAGATGGCGATGACGCGGAGTACGCCCGCTTCCTGGGGTACAAACTCCCTGGGCGCCTTACCAACACCCGCCTGCTGGAGGCGATGCGAGACCGGGAGTGGGGAGTCAACGACATGAGCATGCCCAACTACCTCAATGGCTTCGAGTGCTTCGTGTGTGACCGGGAGAATGAGCGGCTGGTGGCCACACGAGCTCATCGCCGAGCCCCCAAGAAAAACCCCTTACCGCTGGCGAGAATGGCGAACAGCTCCCACATGGGCTGCCCGCTGCCCTGCCCTGGCTTTGGGACCGTCGCTGACCTTCCCGCCAATGACAG CTGGCTGCAGATGTGGCCCCCAGATTACTGGCAAAGCCTGGACCAAGCAGAGGGGTTGCAGTCTCTGATCCAGCACAACGAGTCAGACCCGGGACTCCTGTGGCACTATATGCAGAAGCTAGCTGCAAGTAGGACTGGAGGCGTTTAG
- the rab9b gene encoding ras-related protein Rab-9B — translation MSGKSLLLKVILLGDGGVGKSSLMNRYVTDRFDSQSYHTIGVEFLNRDLEVDGRLVTLQIWDTAGQERFKSLRTPFYRGADCCLLTFAVDDLQSFRNLGCWKKEFMYYSDVRDPERFPFVVLGNKVDKGPEREVGEEEARAWCQENGCCPYFETSAKDDTNVGAAFEAAVREVLAGEEQLDHALLSSAIDLHGNRKAPRSSCC, via the coding sequence ATGAGTGGGAAGAGCCTGCTGCTGAAGGTGATCCTCCTTGGCGATGGGGGAGTGGGCAAGAGCTCCCTGATGAACCGCTATGTGACGGACCGCTTCGACTCGCAGTCCTACCACACCATCGGCGTGGAGTTCCTCAACAGGGACTTGGAGGTGGACGGCCGCCTGGTCACCCTGCAGATCTGGGACACGGCTGGGCAGGAGCGCTTCAAGAGCCTGCGCACTCCATTCTACCGGGGTGCAGACTGCTGCTTGCTGACCTTCGCCGTGGATGATCTGCAGAGTTTCCGCAACCTGGGCTGCTGGAAGAAGGAGTTCATGTACTACTCAGACGTGAGGGACCCGGAGCGCTTCCCCTTCGTGGTCTTGGGCAACAAGGTGGACAAAGGCCCGGagagggaggtgggggaggaggaggcgCGAGCCTGGTGTCAGGAGAACGGGTGCTGCCCGTACTTCGAGACCAGTGCCAAGGACGATACCAACGTGGGTGCGGCGTTTGAGGCGGCTGTGCGTgaggtcctggcaggggaggagCAGCTGGACCACGCGCTACTCAGCAGCGCCATCGATCTCCATGGCAACCGCAAGGCCCCGCGCTCCTCCTGCTGCTGA